The Salvia miltiorrhiza cultivar Shanhuang (shh) chromosome 1, IMPLAD_Smil_shh, whole genome shotgun sequence genome has a window encoding:
- the LOC130991626 gene encoding uncharacterized protein LOC130991626, whose protein sequence is MQIYISSNPCKGADLAQRLAKGTSDLSLLGNETARKPKYLLALAVGIQQKDVVNKAVSKFSDDFAIMLFHYDGKTSEWDQFEWSQRAIHISGLKQTKWWFAKRFLHPDVVAEFEYIFIWDEDLGVDHFNSEEYIKIVKKHELEISQPAITSRRVPIYKITMKRNHVEVHKNAHENCTNPLLPPCAGFVEIMAPVFSRKSWSCVWEMIQNDLVHGWGLDFAFWKCVEIPHQHIGVVDAQWIQHLVLPTLGTQGESKSKNKKRQRSKARARSYCEWKEFERRMKEAEKQQSQKL, encoded by the exons atgcaaatatatatatccTCGAATCCATGCAAAGGAGCAGATTTAGCCCAAAGGCTAGCTAAGGGGACCTCAGATCTTTCCCTTCTTGGAAAT GAAACAGCAAGAAAACCAAAGTATCTGCTGGCATTAGCAGTTGGGATTCAACAAAAAGATGTTGTGAACAAAGCAGTCTCCAAG TTCTCTGATGACTTTGCAATAATGTTATTTCACTATGATGGAAAAACAAGTGAGTGGGATCAGTTTGAATGGTCACAAAGAGCCATCCACATCAGTGGTCTAAAACAAACTAAatg GTGGTTTGCCAAAAGATTTCTCCATCCAGATGTAGTGGCTGAATTTGAGTATATATTCATTTGGGATGAAGATTTGGGTGTTGACCACTTCAATAGTGAAGA GTATATAAAGATTGTGAAGAAGCATGAACTAGAAATATCACAACCTGCTATCACATCAAGAAGAGTGCCAATATACAAGATCACAATGAAAAGGAATCATGTGGAAGTTCACAA GAACGCACATGAAAACTGTACCAACCCACTTTTACCCCCTTGTGCAGG ATTTGTTGAGATCATGGCTCCAGTGttctcaagaaaatcatggagttgtgtttgggaaatgattcag AATGATTTAGTCCACGGGTGGGGTCTTGATTTTGCATTTTGGAAATGTGTGGAG ATACCTCATCAACACATAGGAGTAGTTGATGCACAATGGATACAACATTTAGTCTTGCCAACTCTAGGAACACag GGTGAATCCAAAAGTAAAAATAAGAAGCGGCAGAGGTCAAAG GCTCGAGCAAGGAGTTATTGTGAATGGAAGGAGTTCGAAAGGAGAATGAAAGAAGCAGAAAAACAGCAATCTCAGAAACTGTAA
- the LOC130991633 gene encoding thioredoxin-like 2, chloroplastic, producing MLGKSAVPQNSYDTSRISLGSSRIYYLQLPGECKPSSRNGGFSYSFAAKPQKRGIFLLKAHAAAAAETNQPRWWEKNAGPNMIDINSTQEFVDALSQAGDRLVIVEFFGAWCASCRALFPKICRLADQHPEIIFLKVNFDENKPLCKSLNIKVLPYFHFYKGADGLVDSFSCSLAKLQKLKDAIATHNKARHSNSPPDCNGGIGDVSVSRDDKQL from the exons ATGCTGGGGAAATCTGCCGTCCCACAAAATTCCTATGATACATCAAGAATTTCTCTAGGTTCAAGTCGGATTTATTATCTTCAGCTCCCGGGCGAATGCAAACCAAGTTCAAGAAATGGCGGATTTTCATATTCATTTGCTGCTAAACCTCAAAAAAGAGGAATTTTCTTGTTAAAG GCacatgctgctgctgctgctgaaacgAATCAGCCGAGATGGTGGGAAAAGAATGCTGGACCGAATATGATTGACATTAATTCGACACAGGAATTTGTAGACGCGTTGAGTCAGGCTGGAGATAGGTTGGTCATTGTTGAATTCTTTGGTGCGTGGTGTGCTTCTTGTCGAGCTCTATTTCCCAAA ATCTGCAGGTTAGCCGACCAACACCCAGAAATTATTTTCCTTAAGGTGAACTTTGATGAGAACAAGCCCCTCTGCAAAAGCCTAAATATAAAGGTTCTTCCGTATTTCCACTTCTATAAGGGAGCTGATGGCCTGGTCGATTCATTTTCATGCTCTCTCGCCAAG CTCCAGAAATTGAAGGATGCCATTGCGACTCATAATAAGGCTCGTCATAGCAATAGCCCCCCGGATTGTAATGGTGGCATTGGTGACGTATCTGTATCTCGCGATGACAAGCAATTATGA
- the LOC130991579 gene encoding protein FLX-like 3 isoform X1 → MAGRNRVPHEAFGHRRAYPLGDNIPRGPLTRPIPPHPALLEEELEIRHVELRRLLGENRRLVEDRIALERELNSAREEFRRMNLGITDMRAEQDHQSRELIERVLKLDADLRATEPLKIEAAKLRDEVQRLNAIRQDLTVQVQALSQELAKFRADNQKIPVLKTEIDGLHQELVRARTAVDFEKNANIELMEQRQAMEKNLVSMAREVEKLRSELANSGARAWNAGGAYGMKYNNPEANFPAPYDEGYGVRQVWMQLNRNFNHLSCIFKTLFYDELSCG, encoded by the exons ATGGCGGGAAGAAACCGAGTTCCTCATGAAGCTTTTGGCCATCGGCGTGCCTATCCACTGGGGGATAATATTCCTCGAGGCCCTTTGACCCGGCCTATACCTCCTCATCCTGCTCTGTTAGAGGAAGAACTTGAAATTCGACATGTTGAGCTTCGAAGGCTTCTAGGTGAAAACCGAAGACTGGTTGAGGATCGAATTGCTTTGGAACGAGAATTAAATTCTGCGAGGGAAGAGTTTCGTCGCATGAATCTAGGCATTACTGATATGCGTGCTGAACAAGATCACCAATCTAGGGAGCTAATCGAAAGGGTTCTGAAGTTGGATGCTGACCTTCGGGCTACTGAGCCTCTGAAAATTGAGGCTGCAAAACTTCGCGATGAGGTTCAGAGATTGAATGCCATTAGGCAGGATCTAACGGTGCAGGTTCAGGCTCTCTCTCAAGAACTTGCAAAGTTTCGGGCTGATAACCAGAAAATTCCTGTTTTAAAGACTGAGATTGACGGTCTGCATCAGGAACTTGTGCGAGCTAG AACTGCCGTCGACTTTGAAAAGAATGCAAACATTGAGCTGATGGAACAGAGGCAAGCGATGGAGAAGAACTTGGTCAGCATGGCTCGTGAAGTTGAGAAGCTGCGTTCCGAGCTTGCAAATTCTGGTGCTAGAGCATGGAATGCAG GTGGGGCCTATGGAATGAAGTACAACAACCCTGAAGCCAATTTTCCTGCCCCTTATGATGAAGGATATGGGGTTCGCCAGGTGTGGATGCAACTAAACAGGAACTTCAATCATTTAAGTTGTATTTTTAAGACCTTATTCTATGATGAGTTATCATGTGGTTAA
- the LOC130991579 gene encoding protein FLX-like 3 isoform X2 has product MAGRNRVPHEAFGHRRAYPLGDNIPRGPLTRPIPPHPALLEEELEIRHVELRRLLGENRRLVEDRIALERELNSAREEFRRMNLGITDMRAEQDHQSRELIERVLKLDADLRATEPLKIEAAKLRDEVQRLNAIRQDLTVQVQALSQELAKFRADNQKIPVLKTEIDGLHQELVRARTAVDFEKNANIELMEQRQAMEKNLVSMAREVEKLRSELANSGARAWNAGGAYGMKYNNPEANFPAPYDEGYGVRQGPSYGSSSASWGGLEKPRMTRR; this is encoded by the exons ATGGCGGGAAGAAACCGAGTTCCTCATGAAGCTTTTGGCCATCGGCGTGCCTATCCACTGGGGGATAATATTCCTCGAGGCCCTTTGACCCGGCCTATACCTCCTCATCCTGCTCTGTTAGAGGAAGAACTTGAAATTCGACATGTTGAGCTTCGAAGGCTTCTAGGTGAAAACCGAAGACTGGTTGAGGATCGAATTGCTTTGGAACGAGAATTAAATTCTGCGAGGGAAGAGTTTCGTCGCATGAATCTAGGCATTACTGATATGCGTGCTGAACAAGATCACCAATCTAGGGAGCTAATCGAAAGGGTTCTGAAGTTGGATGCTGACCTTCGGGCTACTGAGCCTCTGAAAATTGAGGCTGCAAAACTTCGCGATGAGGTTCAGAGATTGAATGCCATTAGGCAGGATCTAACGGTGCAGGTTCAGGCTCTCTCTCAAGAACTTGCAAAGTTTCGGGCTGATAACCAGAAAATTCCTGTTTTAAAGACTGAGATTGACGGTCTGCATCAGGAACTTGTGCGAGCTAG AACTGCCGTCGACTTTGAAAAGAATGCAAACATTGAGCTGATGGAACAGAGGCAAGCGATGGAGAAGAACTTGGTCAGCATGGCTCGTGAAGTTGAGAAGCTGCGTTCCGAGCTTGCAAATTCTGGTGCTAGAGCATGGAATGCAG GTGGGGCCTATGGAATGAAGTACAACAACCCTGAAGCCAATTTTCCTGCCCCTTATGATGAAGGATATGGGGTTCGCCAG GGTCCTTCATATGGTTCCAGTTCTGCTTCCTGGGGAGGCCTTGAGAAACCAAGGATGACTCGCCGTTGA
- the LOC130991639 gene encoding phospholipase D alpha 4, producing MEENGRFLHGTLEVTIFRATMYKSSVPFKCISLGRRSSYVTIKIDNKKMAKTSNESDHVWNQTFQILCAHPPQTIITLTLKRRRSVLGKIEIHAHKLLGESSLINGFFPLSRQSGKQKKKLKLQFIVWFKPAEDEKPWEKALENGGYQGLKNASFPLRSSCGVTLYQDAHHHPSFQPPSDARPRRLWEDVYNAIDGSKHLIYIAGWSFNPRMALVRDPETDVPHARGVKLGELLKRKADEGVAVRVLLWDDETSLPLIKNKGVMKTHDEDALAYFKHTRVVCKLCPRLHDKFPTAFAHHQKAITVDSLVDHSSRSREIMSFLGGLDLCDGRYDTEEHSLFKTLNTESHCYDFYQTSLQGASLHKGGPREPWHDVHACVVGQAGRDVLENFEQRWTKQCDPSLLVPVSSIQELSQSQQPNPTTSASERSWNVQVFRSIDHVSACPLPKNLSIERSIHEAYVEAIRRADRFIYIENQYFIGGCHMWEENKHCGCGNLIPIEIALKVASKIKAGERFNAYIVIPMWPEGVPESETVQDILHWTRETMKMMYRIIAEAIQKSGEDSHPRDYLNFFCLANRETETKGEFVPPYNPHPATHYWSAQKHRRFMVYVHSKLMIVDDAYLLIGSANVNQRSMDGQRDTEMAIGCYQHQPKNGGIRAFRLSLWYEHTGRDEEVYKEPQSLECVKTMVSIGDKMWKIYSQAEVQDMKGVHLVTYPVNVTVKGCVGDLAEIDGYFPDTKTLVRGRRSSVLSSVFTT from the exons ATGGAAGAAAATGGCAGGTTTCTTCATGGCACACTCGAAGTAACGATCTTTCGTGCAACAATGTATAAATCATCTGTCCCATTTAAG TGTATATCTTTAGGTAGAAGGTCTTCATATGTGACTATCAAGATTGACAacaaaaaaatggcaaaaactAGTAATGAAAGTGACCATGTTTGGAATCAAACCTTCCAAATCTTGTGTGCTCATCCACCACAAACAATTATCACATTGACATTAAAAAGGAGGCGTTCGGTTTTGGGGAAGATCGAGATACATGCTCATAAGCTTTTAGGCGAGTCGAGCTTGATCAATGGGTTCTTTCCCCTCAGTAGGCAGAGTgggaagcagaagaagaagctcaAGCTGCAGTTTATTGTATGGTTTAAGCCTGCAGAAGATGAAAAACCTTGGGAGAAAGCATTGGAAAATGGTGGATATCAAGGCCTTAAAAATGCTTCTTTTCCTTTGAGATCAAGTTGTGGTGTCACATTGTATCAAGATGCTCACCACCACCCCTCGTTCCAGCCGCCCTCGGATGCTAGGCCTAGACGCCTATGGGAGGACGTGTACAACGCGATTGATGGTTCAAAGCACTTGATCTATATTGCAGGGTGGTCATTCAATCCTAGAATGGCCTTG GTACGTGATCCTGAAACGGATGTCCCTCACGCACGAGGGGTGAAGCTCGGGGAGCTGCTGAAACGCAAGGCAGATGAGGGGGTGGCTGTGAGGGTCTTGCTGTGGGATGATGAGACATCCTTACCTTTGATCAAGAACAAAGGTGTGATGAAGACTCATGATGAGGATGCACTTGCTTATTTCAAGCACACGAGAGTCGTCTGCAAGCTATGCCCGAGGCTGCATGACAAGTTTCCCACCGCGTTTGCCCATCACCAGAAGGCCATAACAGTGGACAGCCTCGTGGACCACTCATCAAGAAGCCGCGAGATCATGAGCTTTCTTGGTGGATTAGACCTCTGTGATGGGAGGTATGACACAGAGGAGCATTCCCTCTTCAAGACCCTCAACACGGAGTCGCATTGCTATGATTTCTACCAGACCAGCCTCCAGGGGGCCAGCCTCCACAAAGGGGGACCGAGGGAGCCATGGCACGACGTGCATGCTTGTGTTGTAGGCCAAGCAGGGAGGGATGTGCTTGAAAATTTTGAGCAGAGATGGACTAAGCAATGTGATCCATCTCTACTAGTTCCGGTTAGCTCGATTCAAGAACTGTCTCAGTCTCAGCAGCCTAACCCCACCACCTCTGCCTCTGAGAGGAGTTGGAATGTGCAAGTTTTTCGCTCCATTGATCATGTCTCCGCGTGCCCTCTACCTAAGAACCTCAGCATCGAGAGGAGCATACACGAGGCGTATGTGGAGGCGATAAGGAGGGCAGATAGGTTTATATACATAGAGAATCAATACTTCATAGGAGGGTGCCATATGTGGGAGGAAAACAAGCATTGTGGTTGTGGGAACTTGATTCCTATTGAGATTGCTCTCAAGGTGGCTAGCAAGATCAAGGCGGGGGAGAGGTTCAACGCGTATATAGTGATACCAATGTGGCCCGAGGGCGTGCCCGAGAGTGAGACGGTTCAAGACATACTGCATTGGACTAGAGAGACCATGAAGATGATGTATAGAATCATAGCAGAAGCAATTCAAAAAAGTGGCGAGGATTCTCATCCAAGAGACTACTTGAACTTCTTCTGCCTTGCAAACCGTGAAACCGAGACGAAAGGGGAGTTTGTCCCTCCATACAATCCACACCCTGCAACACACTACTGGAGTGCACAGAAGCATAGGAGGTTCATGGTTTATGTCCACTCAAAACTCATGATAG TGGATGATGCTTATCTTCTGATAGGCTCAGCCAACGTGAACCAAAGATCGATGGATGGGCAACGGGACACTGAGATGGCCATAGGCTGCTATCAACATCAGCCAAAAAATGGAGGAATTCGTGCTTTTCGTCTCTCATTGTGGTATGAGCACACTGGGAGAGACGAAGAAGTCTACAAAGAGCCTCAAAGTTTGGAATGTGTGAAGACTATGGTATCAATAGGTGACAAAATGTGGAAGATTTACAGCCAAGCTGAAGTGCAAGATATGAAAGGTGTTCATTTAGTGACTTATCCTGTTAATGTGACTGTGAAGGGCTGTGTCGGGGATTTGGCCGAGATAGATGGCTATTTCCCTGACACCAAAACACTGGTGAGAGGGAGGCGATCGAGTGTTTTATCATCTGTATTCACTACATAG
- the LOC130991647 gene encoding PRA1 family protein F2, with the protein MTSYGTIPTSSSPPGTNVNLEYISRAKERIKEGLGARRPWREMVDIHSFGLPRSFREAMARVKTNIAYFSMNYVLVALVIVFLSLLWHPISLIVFLVMMALWVLLYFLRDEPLVVFGRLISDKVVLIVLAVLTIFVLLFTGATTEILSSLLVAVVVVLVHAALRRTDNLAPDEEAAGLLRSASPPSS; encoded by the coding sequence ATGACGAGCTACGGCACCATCCCGACCTCGTCGTCCCCGCCGGGCACCAACGTGAACCTCGAGTACATCTCGCGCGCCAAGGAGCGCATCAAGGAAGGCCTCGGCGCGCGCCGCCCTTGGCGCGAGATGGTCGACATCCACAGCTTCGGCCTGCCACGGTCCTTCCGCGAGGCGATGGCGCGCGTGAAGACGAACATCGCCTACTTCAGCATGAACTACGTCCTCGTCGCGCTCGTGATCGTGTTCCTCAGCCTCCTCTGGCACCCGATCTCGCTCATCGTCTTCCTCGTGATGATGGCGCTGTGGGTCCTGCTATACTTCCTCCGCGACGAGCCGCTCGTGGTGTTCGGCCGCCTCATCAGCGACAAGGTGGTGCTGATCGTGCTCGCGGTGCTCACGATCTTCGTCCTTCTGTTCACCGGCGCGACGACGGAGATCCTGAGCTCGCTGCtcgtggcggtggtggtggtgctggTACACGCCGCCCTGAGGAGGACCGACAATTTGGCCCCCGATGAGGAAGCCGCAGGTCTGCTGAGGTCAGCCAGTCCGCCTTCCtcttga